The Leptospira kmetyi serovar Malaysia str. Bejo-Iso9 genome includes a window with the following:
- the efp gene encoding elongation factor P, producing the protein MTLGITEVKKGMVLKVEGDLYSVVKTEFVNPGKGSAFIRTKLKNLTRNSSIERTFKAAEKLESVELEKRNMTICYTEGDDIIFMDSNDFEQMPVSKEYVEDILPFLKEETPMEVTFYEGKPIGVIPPNFSVLQVTYAEEGLKGDTSGTAQKRVTVETGGEINVPIFVKQGDVIKIDLRDLTYVERVNK; encoded by the coding sequence ATGACTCTTGGTATCACAGAAGTAAAAAAAGGTATGGTTCTCAAAGTGGAAGGAGATCTTTACTCGGTCGTTAAAACTGAATTCGTAAACCCCGGAAAGGGCTCCGCATTTATCAGAACGAAACTCAAGAACCTCACCAGAAACAGCTCCATCGAACGCACCTTCAAAGCGGCGGAAAAATTAGAGAGCGTCGAGTTAGAAAAAAGAAATATGACCATCTGCTACACCGAAGGCGACGATATCATCTTCATGGATTCCAACGACTTCGAACAAATGCCGGTGTCTAAAGAATATGTGGAAGACATTCTTCCTTTCTTAAAGGAAGAAACTCCTATGGAAGTTACGTTCTACGAGGGCAAACCGATAGGAGTGATTCCTCCGAACTTCTCGGTATTGCAAGTGACTTACGCCGAGGAAGGTCTAAAAGGCGACACTTCCGGAACGGCGCAAAAAAGAGTCACCGTGGAAACCGGCGGAGAAATCAACGTTCCTATATTCGTAAAGCAGGGAGACGTAATCAAAATAGACCTGCGAGATCTCACTTACGTAGAAAGGGTCAACAAATAA
- a CDS encoding 1,2-dihydroxy-3-keto-5-methylthiopentene dioxygenase has protein sequence MATIVRQKGLAPIQETNEVKSFLKERGIDYDHWVVPSNATNLTDKEVLVDAEKEELLKKLDDRFETLKTKEGYQSRDLIVLHPNVSGLNDMLAKFDKVHYHTDEEVRYIVDGSGVFGFALKGEKFLVHVVKDDFISVPRNTNHWFYLDDKKRIKAVRYFQDMSGWVPNYVEETNSLD, from the coding sequence ATGGCAACGATAGTAAGACAAAAAGGTCTGGCGCCGATCCAGGAAACCAACGAAGTAAAATCCTTTCTCAAAGAAAGAGGAATCGACTACGACCACTGGGTGGTTCCGTCTAACGCGACGAATCTGACCGACAAAGAAGTGTTGGTCGACGCGGAAAAGGAAGAACTCTTAAAAAAATTGGACGATCGTTTTGAAACTCTCAAAACCAAAGAGGGTTATCAATCGAGGGATTTGATCGTATTACATCCGAACGTTTCCGGTTTGAACGATATGCTCGCCAAGTTCGACAAAGTGCATTATCACACCGACGAGGAAGTGAGATACATCGTGGACGGTTCGGGCGTTTTCGGTTTCGCGTTGAAAGGGGAGAAGTTTTTGGTTCACGTCGTAAAGGACGATTTTATCTCCGTTCCGAGAAACACAAATCACTGGTTTTATCTGGACGATAAAAAAAGAATCAAAGCGGTTCGTTACTTTCAGGATATGAGCGGCTGGGTTCCGAACTACGTGGAAGAAACCAACTCTCTGGACTGA
- the mtnB gene encoding methylthioribulose 1-phosphate dehydratase: MSVKKQLERLSELGATYHKNGWMPGTAGNLSVRIPEESGFWVSGSGLDKNLLNKRNFLYVDLESGKPDDSKNSRSAKGLKPSAETSIHRAVYRALDGIGCGLHVHTLESNLIRANTSKNEPVALLELPSVEILKAYGIWEENPKVYVPVIYNFQNVQDISDCLEKYLKEYKPSVPFCIIEKHGITVWGKDTVQANRNLEATDFILKYMISWKSLSYPGETKNLPTNQTEIDRQEVFSTEFPVYPATFS; encoded by the coding sequence ATGTCCGTTAAAAAACAATTGGAAAGGCTCTCGGAACTGGGAGCCACCTATCACAAAAACGGATGGATGCCCGGAACCGCCGGGAATCTTTCCGTTCGAATTCCGGAAGAATCCGGGTTCTGGGTCAGCGGAAGCGGCCTGGACAAAAACCTATTAAACAAACGTAATTTTCTCTATGTGGACTTGGAATCGGGCAAACCCGACGATTCCAAAAATTCAAGATCTGCAAAAGGTTTAAAGCCGAGCGCCGAAACCTCGATCCACCGCGCAGTCTATCGCGCGTTAGACGGGATCGGATGCGGACTTCACGTTCATACCTTGGAATCCAATCTGATCCGCGCGAACACTTCCAAAAACGAGCCGGTTGCGCTTTTGGAACTTCCTTCCGTCGAAATCCTGAAAGCCTACGGAATCTGGGAGGAAAATCCGAAAGTTTACGTTCCTGTAATATACAATTTTCAGAATGTACAAGACATATCCGATTGTCTGGAAAAATATCTGAAGGAATACAAACCCTCCGTACCTTTTTGTATCATAGAAAAACACGGGATCACCGTATGGGGAAAGGATACGGTTCAGGCGAATCGGAATCTAGAAGCGACGGATTTTATACTCAAATACATGATTTCGTGGAAAAGTCTTTCCTATCCTGGAGAAACCAAAAATCTACCCACGAACCAAACGGAAATCGATCGTCAGGAAGTTTTTTCCACCGAGTTTCCCGTTTATCCCGCCACTTTTTCCTAA
- a CDS encoding DUF2062 domain-containing protein produces the protein MFHFLKHFSPKNAIDIVKRELRSGITPEKISLSVVVGAGIGVFPLIGTTMTLCGIFGVLLRLNPVSIQLANYLVYPLQILLIFPFLKTGSAVTGVSLDLSWAEHISVDNVSAIAKGIFDVAGFAVLGWAVWVPGISAVFYFILLPFVRKAGSLLDSKRKK, from the coding sequence ATTTTCCATTTTCTAAAACATTTTTCTCCGAAGAATGCGATCGACATCGTGAAAAGGGAACTTCGATCGGGAATCACACCGGAAAAGATTTCTTTGAGCGTCGTAGTCGGCGCTGGAATCGGAGTGTTCCCCTTGATCGGAACCACGATGACTCTTTGCGGAATTTTCGGAGTGTTGCTTCGATTGAATCCGGTTTCGATCCAATTGGCCAACTATCTCGTCTATCCTTTGCAGATTCTTTTGATTTTTCCGTTTTTAAAAACGGGTTCTGCGGTAACGGGAGTTTCACTCGATCTGAGTTGGGCCGAACATATATCGGTGGATAACGTTTCGGCGATCGCAAAGGGAATCTTCGACGTGGCGGGCTTTGCGGTTCTCGGTTGGGCCGTTTGGGTTCCGGGAATTTCTGCGGTTTTTTATTTTATACTTCTTCCGTTCGTAAGAAAGGCGGGAAGTTTGCTCGATTCCAAAAGAAAAAAATAA
- a CDS encoding phosphate ABC transporter substrate-binding protein, whose translation MKFKFMILTAMIAAVTLTANCKPKETITVTGSETMHVMLQMIGLEYSRKHSGIKVVVNGGGSIEGIEKLFQGKTDIAAASRPLTEMELKEFDSKGKFESLAIAYDGIAIIVHPSNPVRKISLETASKIFAGEITDWSKVGGKAGKIEVVIRNDKSGTAAYFETHVLKQKDLGAKNYEARKNLEYSKTAKVVADNDSMAAAIDKNPNTIGFMGMGSALFENKGRVRALEYSLSGKEPFVIPSIENVYNRKYELSRGLYLFYLSDHGQKIDDFITYVTSEDGQKTILKSGYLRGSLPTVEVEVKK comes from the coding sequence ATGAAATTTAAGTTTATGATTCTTACCGCGATGATCGCCGCGGTTACTCTTACGGCAAATTGTAAGCCCAAAGAAACGATCACGGTCACCGGTTCGGAGACGATGCACGTGATGCTTCAAATGATCGGTCTCGAATATTCGAGAAAACATTCCGGAATTAAAGTCGTGGTCAACGGCGGAGGCTCCATCGAAGGAATCGAAAAATTATTTCAAGGTAAAACCGACATCGCCGCGGCCAGCCGACCTTTGACCGAAATGGAATTGAAGGAATTCGATTCCAAAGGAAAGTTCGAATCTCTGGCGATCGCCTACGACGGAATCGCAATCATCGTACATCCATCCAACCCGGTTCGTAAAATCAGTTTGGAAACCGCTTCGAAAATTTTCGCGGGTGAAATCACCGATTGGTCCAAGGTCGGAGGAAAGGCCGGAAAGATCGAGGTGGTGATCCGAAACGATAAGTCCGGAACCGCGGCTTATTTCGAAACGCACGTCCTCAAACAAAAGGACTTAGGCGCAAAGAATTACGAAGCAAGAAAGAATTTAGAATATTCCAAAACAGCAAAGGTCGTAGCGGATAACGACTCGATGGCCGCAGCGATCGACAAAAATCCGAATACGATCGGTTTTATGGGAATGGGAAGCGCCCTTTTTGAAAACAAAGGAAGAGTTCGCGCGCTCGAATATTCTCTTTCGGGCAAAGAACCCTTTGTGATTCCGAGCATCGAAAACGTTTACAATCGTAAATACGAACTTTCAAGGGGATTGTATCTGTTTTATCTTTCCGATCACGGACAAAAAATCGACGATTTCATAACGTATGTTACGAGCGAGGACGGACAAAAGACGATTCTCAAAAGCGGTTACTTGAGAGGATCTCTTCCGACCGTGGAAGTCGAGGTTAAAAAATAA
- a CDS encoding DUF1295 domain-containing protein, translating to MNPFLQILTLMSAAWGFVFVLMTVLWWIGKKAKNYSIVDVGWGLCISTAAIVYYSLGDGFPLRAAQITAIVAFWGWRLSYFILVTRVFKGHEDARYTAFRADYGDKVDRKFFTNIFQFQGILAVLLSLPFVFPNLNDNPNTNDFEVAGLILFTLSVIGESWADFQLNEFKKNSDNRGKVCDTGLWKYSRHPNYFFEWLIWVAFGIFSLGSPYGWIGLLSPIVMFVLLTKLTGVPLNEVGQLKTKGDAYREYIARTNAFFPWFPKA from the coding sequence ATGAACCCGTTCTTACAAATTTTAACTCTGATGTCCGCGGCTTGGGGATTCGTCTTCGTTTTGATGACGGTTCTATGGTGGATCGGTAAAAAAGCGAAGAATTATTCGATCGTGGACGTGGGTTGGGGACTTTGTATTTCCACCGCGGCGATCGTTTATTACTCGTTAGGCGACGGTTTCCCTTTGAGAGCGGCTCAGATCACCGCGATCGTAGCGTTTTGGGGATGGAGACTTTCGTATTTTATACTCGTGACCCGCGTGTTCAAAGGACACGAGGACGCGCGTTATACGGCGTTTCGAGCGGATTACGGAGACAAAGTGGATCGTAAATTTTTTACGAACATCTTTCAATTTCAGGGCATTCTCGCCGTACTTCTGAGTTTGCCGTTCGTATTTCCGAATCTGAACGACAACCCGAACACGAACGATTTCGAAGTCGCGGGTTTGATTCTTTTTACGTTATCCGTCATTGGCGAATCCTGGGCGGACTTTCAACTCAACGAGTTTAAAAAGAATTCGGATAACCGAGGAAAGGTTTGCGATACGGGTTTGTGGAAGTATTCCAGACATCCGAATTATTTTTTCGAATGGTTGATCTGGGTCGCGTTCGGAATTTTTTCGTTGGGTTCTCCGTACGGTTGGATCGGTTTGTTGTCTCCGATCGTCATGTTTGTTCTTTTGACGAAATTGACCGGAGTTCCGCTGAACGAGGTCGGACAACTGAAGACGAAAGGGGACGCGTATCGCGAATACATCGCCAGGACTAACGCATTCTTCCCTTGGTTTCCAAAAGCTTAA
- a CDS encoding SAM-dependent methyltransferase has protein sequence MNWIYDLMEKDVFPDWLIRFRIRGLLADRLKQENKGSLEANQKHKIAYVDSLKKSPIAIHTKAANEQHYEVPAEFFKLVMGKHMKYSSGYWETPNVSFDESERRMLEITCQRAKIENGMSVLDLGCGWGSLSLYLAENYPKSKITGVSNSKSQKKYIDEQAKKRGLKNLTIVTADMNDFKISAKFDRLVSVEMLEHMKNYEKLFERFASFLKPKGLFFVHIFTHNRFPYAFEVIDDTDWMSRYFFTGGQMPSHDLFLYFQKDFQIQDQWVVNGNHYALTSEAWLNGMYQNREEVMRIFSETYGPGQALKWFVYWKVFFMACAELWKYKNGEEWIVSHYLFSKR, from the coding sequence GTGAATTGGATCTATGATCTCATGGAAAAGGACGTATTTCCCGATTGGCTGATTCGTTTTAGAATTCGTGGTCTATTGGCCGATCGATTGAAGCAGGAGAACAAGGGTTCTCTCGAAGCCAATCAAAAACACAAAATCGCTTACGTTGATTCTTTGAAAAAATCTCCGATCGCGATTCATACGAAGGCTGCCAACGAGCAACACTACGAGGTTCCCGCCGAATTCTTCAAACTTGTGATGGGAAAACATATGAAATACAGTTCGGGTTATTGGGAAACTCCGAACGTGTCCTTCGACGAATCCGAACGAAGAATGTTGGAGATCACTTGTCAAAGGGCCAAGATCGAAAACGGGATGAGCGTTTTGGATCTCGGATGCGGTTGGGGTTCTTTGTCCTTGTATCTTGCGGAGAATTATCCGAAGTCGAAAATCACGGGAGTTTCCAACTCGAAAAGCCAGAAGAAATACATAGACGAACAGGCTAAAAAGAGAGGACTGAAAAATCTTACGATCGTCACCGCGGACATGAACGACTTCAAAATTTCCGCGAAGTTCGATCGACTCGTTTCCGTGGAAATGCTCGAACACATGAAGAACTACGAAAAACTTTTCGAACGGTTCGCTTCTTTCTTAAAACCGAAAGGACTTTTTTTCGTTCATATCTTCACGCACAACCGGTTTCCGTATGCGTTCGAAGTGATCGACGACACGGATTGGATGTCCCGTTATTTTTTTACGGGCGGACAGATGCCTTCCCACGATTTGTTTTTATACTTTCAAAAGGATTTTCAAATCCAAGACCAATGGGTCGTCAACGGAAATCACTATGCGCTTACCTCCGAGGCTTGGTTGAACGGAATGTATCAAAATCGCGAAGAGGTAATGCGGATCTTCTCGGAAACATACGGACCCGGACAGGCCTTAAAATGGTTCGTATATTGGAAGGTGTTCTTTATGGCCTGCGCGGAACTCTGGAAATATAAGAACGGGGAAGAATGGATCGTTTCGCATTATCTTTTTTCGAAACGTTAG
- a CDS encoding YqaA family protein, translated as MENNIWEILSKLIPMYGGLGLAIVSFAAATILPFSSEAALGLAIVSGLPPYEAVIWASIGNCAACSFNYALGYGSRTFVHGKLDSSPMFQKLYRRMETSGWPILLLSFLPVIGDPITILSGFFRQRLWLFVIVVFTLRIARYILLAFFFVKA; from the coding sequence CTTTCCAAATTGATCCCGATGTACGGCGGGTTGGGGCTCGCGATCGTTTCGTTCGCCGCCGCTACGATTCTACCGTTCAGCTCCGAAGCCGCTTTGGGTCTTGCAATCGTTTCGGGTCTTCCTCCTTACGAGGCCGTGATTTGGGCTTCGATCGGAAACTGCGCGGCTTGTTCCTTCAATTACGCGCTCGGTTACGGTTCGCGAACGTTCGTTCACGGCAAGTTGGATTCTTCCCCGATGTTTCAAAAACTCTATCGAAGAATGGAAACCTCGGGTTGGCCGATTCTTTTGTTGTCTTTTCTTCCCGTAATCGGCGATCCGATCACGATTCTTTCCGGATTTTTCAGACAAAGGCTTTGGTTGTTCGTGATCGTAGTGTTCACTCTACGGATCGCTCGTTACATTCTTCTCGCGTTCTTCTTCGTCAAAGCGTAG
- a CDS encoding KamA family radical SAM protein produces the protein MSQFSSTPSTSKRSGFSDLESSEHWLNWKWQIQNRIKTQEKLSEHLELIEKEKLSFDACSEFFEFSATPYYLNLADRNDPNCPIRLQIVPHREELIRNGFERQDPLAEESHMPVKGVTHRYPDRALWYLSHVCAVYCRFCTRKRKVSKSFHTPGKEEWDQALAYFRKHKEIKEVILSGGDPLNLSDDKLDYLLGELKSISHINQVRIHSRYPVTLPMRIDSSLCAVLKKHFPIYLVTHFNHPKEITPLVRERISLLIREGNAIVLNQGVLLKGINDSAETLKELFYGLTAIGIKPYYLHQCDEVWGSGSFRVEIEKGVEIMKQIRGRISGLSVPLYVVDLTGGGGKVPLPTSYLEEKTDHSYIFRNYQDELYEISY, from the coding sequence CTGTCCCAATTTTCTTCCACCCCTTCCACTTCCAAACGATCCGGTTTCAGCGATTTAGAATCTTCGGAACACTGGTTGAATTGGAAATGGCAGATTCAAAACAGAATCAAAACTCAAGAAAAATTGTCCGAACATCTCGAACTGATCGAAAAAGAAAAACTTTCCTTCGACGCTTGTTCCGAATTTTTTGAATTCTCCGCAACGCCTTATTACTTAAATCTCGCGGATCGAAACGATCCGAATTGTCCGATCCGTCTTCAGATCGTTCCTCATCGGGAAGAATTGATTCGAAACGGTTTTGAAAGACAGGATCCTCTCGCGGAAGAATCTCATATGCCCGTCAAAGGTGTGACCCATCGTTATCCCGATCGAGCGCTTTGGTATTTATCGCATGTCTGCGCGGTGTATTGCAGATTCTGCACGCGCAAAAGAAAGGTGAGCAAATCCTTTCACACTCCGGGCAAGGAAGAATGGGATCAGGCCCTCGCGTATTTTCGAAAACACAAAGAGATCAAGGAAGTGATTCTTTCGGGAGGAGATCCTCTCAATCTTTCCGACGATAAGTTGGATTATCTTTTAGGCGAACTCAAATCCATTTCGCATATCAATCAAGTAAGAATTCACTCGCGTTATCCGGTAACGCTTCCGATGCGGATCGATTCTTCGTTGTGCGCCGTTTTGAAAAAACACTTTCCGATTTATCTGGTCACTCATTTCAATCATCCGAAAGAAATCACTCCTCTCGTCCGGGAAAGAATTTCCCTTTTGATCCGTGAAGGAAACGCGATCGTTTTAAACCAAGGAGTTCTTCTCAAAGGAATCAACGATTCGGCGGAAACCCTGAAAGAACTTTTTTACGGACTGACCGCGATCGGAATCAAACCGTATTATCTGCATCAATGCGACGAGGTTTGGGGAAGCGGAAGTTTCCGGGTCGAAATCGAAAAGGGCGTCGAGATCATGAAACAGATTCGGGGAAGAATTTCCGGTTTGTCGGTTCCGCTTTATGTGGTCGATCTCACGGGCGGAGGCGGAAAAGTTCCTTTGCCCACTTCTTATCTCGAGGAAAAAACCGATCATTCTTATATCTTCCGGAATTATCAGGACGAACTCTATGAAATCAGTTATTAA
- a CDS encoding NAD(P)/FAD-dependent oxidoreductase, with translation MKKNQTKKETLAIIGTGISGMGCAHFLQNDFDLTIFEKGSYIGGHTNTVDVPEEDKSIPIDTGFIVFNYVTYPNLKRLFEELQVPVKKSSMSFSVQHVPDRLEFCGSGIRGLFSQKRNLFNFKYLRLLYNINRFNTEAPSILENSKYLNYTLDDYIKEAGYHRDLLEYYLIPMSSAVWSTSDDRMLKFPAFALVRFFLNHGFLGLNTQHQWYTVDGGSIEYVKRLTAPIRDRFHTKSEVKSVETAGKKVRVVLKNGKSSLFDKVILATHADTSLKLLKKPSPLQKELLKEFKYQKNIATLHTDDSSMPNVKLAWSAWNYRMERIGNETKASTIYWMNCLQGVSEKKNYYVSINDPGTVDRKKIIREIEYDHPLFSVGSLRAQSRLQELNQEGKIFFCGSYFRNGFHEDGLWSAKLLSEELLGRKVWN, from the coding sequence TTGAAAAAGAATCAAACGAAAAAAGAAACTCTCGCGATCATCGGGACCGGAATTTCCGGAATGGGTTGTGCGCATTTTTTACAAAATGATTTCGATCTTACGATCTTCGAAAAAGGCTCTTATATCGGAGGTCATACGAACACGGTTGACGTTCCGGAGGAAGACAAGTCGATTCCGATCGATACCGGTTTTATCGTATTCAATTACGTGACGTACCCGAATCTCAAAAGATTATTCGAAGAACTTCAGGTTCCCGTTAAAAAATCGTCGATGTCCTTCAGCGTACAACACGTTCCGGATCGTTTGGAATTTTGCGGTTCGGGAATCCGAGGTTTGTTCTCTCAAAAACGCAATCTTTTCAACTTCAAATATCTGAGATTGTTGTATAACATCAACCGCTTCAACACGGAAGCTCCTTCTATTTTAGAAAATTCTAAATATCTAAATTATACTTTGGACGATTATATCAAGGAAGCGGGTTATCACAGGGACCTTTTGGAATATTATCTGATTCCGATGAGTTCGGCTGTTTGGTCCACCTCGGACGATAGGATGTTGAAATTCCCGGCCTTTGCTTTGGTGCGATTTTTTCTCAATCACGGATTTCTCGGTTTAAATACGCAACATCAGTGGTACACGGTGGACGGCGGTTCGATAGAATACGTGAAACGTCTTACCGCGCCGATTCGGGATCGCTTTCATACCAAGAGCGAGGTGAAATCCGTCGAAACTGCCGGAAAAAAAGTCCGAGTCGTTTTAAAAAACGGAAAGTCTTCTCTTTTTGATAAGGTGATTCTCGCCACACACGCGGACACTTCGTTGAAACTTTTGAAAAAACCGAGCCCTTTGCAAAAGGAACTTTTGAAAGAATTCAAATACCAAAAAAATATCGCGACCTTGCACACGGACGATTCGTCCATGCCGAACGTTAAACTCGCTTGGTCCGCCTGGAATTATCGTATGGAGCGGATCGGAAACGAAACGAAGGCGTCCACGATTTACTGGATGAATTGTCTACAGGGAGTTTCCGAAAAAAAGAATTATTACGTTTCGATCAACGACCCCGGGACCGTAGATCGGAAAAAGATCATTCGAGAAATTGAATACGATCATCCCTTGTTCAGCGTCGGTTCTTTGAGGGCGCAATCCAGACTTCAGGAACTCAATCAAGAAGGAAAAATTTTCTTTTGCGGAAGTTATTTTAGAAACGGATTTCACGAGGACGGACTTTGGTCCGCGAAATTGTTAAGCGAAGAGCTTTTGGGAAGGAAGGTTTGGAATTGA
- a CDS encoding DUF1365 domain-containing protein, which yields MNSCIYKANVMHDRRSPKKNRFRYGIFTFALDLDELKELGARSRWFGTDQKALFRFSDEDHLDFGKVGVKENILEYLKQNGMNESVTKAILVTNLRILGYVFNPVSFYFFYGEQNSPLCAVAEVGNTFGEQKPFFLGKETWKDGAFRMRTGKFFYVSPFVGLKSEFEFILKPADESLNIRIDALEDGETLMTTTYTGKRIEWNDRNLIRMFFLYPLATVQVIVLIHWQAFKLFLKGLPYIRKNENIDLQKGVHLGKNH from the coding sequence TTGAATTCCTGCATTTATAAAGCAAACGTAATGCACGATCGGCGTTCTCCGAAAAAGAATCGTTTTCGATACGGGATCTTTACCTTCGCTCTCGACTTGGACGAGTTGAAGGAGCTCGGAGCGCGGTCCCGTTGGTTCGGAACCGATCAAAAGGCGCTTTTTCGATTTTCGGACGAGGATCATCTCGACTTCGGTAAAGTCGGCGTTAAGGAAAACATATTAGAATATTTGAAACAAAACGGAATGAACGAATCCGTAACGAAGGCGATTCTCGTTACGAATCTCAGAATCCTCGGCTATGTATTCAATCCGGTTTCATTCTACTTTTTTTACGGAGAACAAAATTCTCCTTTGTGCGCGGTCGCGGAAGTGGGGAACACGTTCGGAGAACAAAAACCTTTCTTCCTCGGAAAGGAAACCTGGAAGGACGGAGCGTTTCGGATGAGAACTGGGAAATTCTTTTATGTTTCTCCCTTTGTCGGTTTAAAATCCGAGTTTGAATTTATTCTGAAACCCGCGGACGAATCTTTGAACATCCGCATCGACGCCTTGGAAGACGGAGAGACGCTCATGACGACGACTTACACGGGAAAAAGAATCGAATGGAACGATCGGAATTTAATCCGAATGTTTTTCCTTTATCCTTTGGCGACCGTCCAAGTAATCGTATTGATTCACTGGCAGGCCTTTAAGTTATTTCTGAAAGGTCTTCCGTATATTAGAAAAAACGAAAATATAGATTTGCAAAAAGGAGTTCATCTTGGAAAGAACCACTGA
- a CDS encoding SAM-dependent methyltransferase, with protein sequence MERTTESDIKFQDSEAALEVSVESNSYKFYKNLFFKALSPMKKGSIRLALPNGEKAYLGDPESDAPPEFHKGIIHIHDPIFFKKTVLNGDLGFSESYMDGDWDTDDIRAVISWFIYNIEDSPSISGSKNRFAHLSLTNLGSRLLHLFRKNSIRGSKKNIVEHYDLGNEFYEKFLDPTMTYSCAYFKNTEDTLEKAQLEKLNILCKKLRLRPDDHLLEIGTGWAGLSTYAAKNFGCRVTTYTISNEQFRYANEKIRKEGLSDRIEVRLADYRKVEGTYDKLVTVEMLEAVGHEYFEAFFSMCNRVLKKDGLMVHQIITSPDARYESFRKGVDFIQKHIFPGSLLPSIARINQAINRTGDFHLYSLEDMGVKYDHTLMSWLKGFDSNIALIRDMGFNESFIRKWRYYFSYCAAAFSMKNISVVQAVYTRPNNLTL encoded by the coding sequence TTGGAAAGAACCACTGAGTCCGACATAAAATTTCAGGATTCGGAAGCCGCCCTCGAGGTTTCCGTCGAATCGAATTCGTATAAATTCTACAAAAACCTTTTCTTTAAGGCCCTTTCTCCGATGAAGAAAGGATCGATCCGTTTGGCGCTTCCGAACGGTGAAAAGGCGTATTTAGGAGATCCGGAAAGCGACGCTCCTCCGGAGTTTCACAAAGGGATCATTCATATACACGATCCGATCTTTTTTAAGAAGACGGTTCTCAACGGGGATCTCGGTTTTTCGGAATCGTATATGGACGGAGATTGGGATACGGACGATATACGCGCCGTCATATCCTGGTTTATATACAATATCGAAGATTCTCCGTCGATCAGCGGGAGTAAAAACCGTTTTGCGCATCTCAGTTTGACGAACTTGGGAAGCAGGCTTTTACATTTGTTTCGGAAGAATTCGATCCGAGGAAGCAAAAAGAACATCGTGGAACACTACGATCTCGGAAACGAATTTTACGAAAAATTTCTCGATCCTACGATGACTTATTCCTGCGCGTATTTCAAAAACACGGAAGATACATTAGAAAAGGCACAATTAGAAAAACTGAATATTCTTTGCAAAAAGCTGAGACTGCGGCCGGACGATCATCTTTTGGAAATCGGAACGGGTTGGGCGGGATTGTCGACCTATGCGGCGAAGAATTTCGGATGTAGGGTGACGACTTATACGATTTCGAACGAGCAATTCCGTTACGCCAACGAAAAGATCCGAAAAGAAGGTTTATCGGACAGGATCGAAGTGCGCCTGGCGGATTACCGCAAAGTGGAAGGGACTTACGATAAACTCGTAACCGTCGAGATGCTCGAAGCGGTCGGTCACGAATACTTCGAAGCTTTCTTTTCGATGTGCAACCGTGTGTTAAAAAAGGACGGGCTCATGGTTCATCAGATCATCACGAGTCCCGATGCGAGATACGAATCCTTCCGCAAGGGAGTGGACTTTATCCAGAAACATATCTTTCCCGGTTCGCTTTTGCCTTCGATCGCGAGAATCAATCAAGCGATCAATCGTACGGGGGATTTTCATCTTTATTCTTTGGAAGATATGGGCGTAAAATATGATCATACTCTGATGAGTTGGTTGAAAGGATTCGATTCCAATATCGCGTTGATTCGGGATATGGGTTTTAACGAATCTTTTATTCGGAAATGGAGATATTACTTTTCGTATTGTGCGGCGGCGTTTTCTATGAAGAATATCAGCGTGGTGCAAGCGGTTTATACGAGACCGAACAACTTGACGCTTTAG